One Carassius carassius chromosome 28, fCarCar2.1, whole genome shotgun sequence genomic window carries:
- the LOC132108348 gene encoding zinc finger protein 239-like encodes MEFIKEEIEDMSDPEPSRIKHEDTEEQTGWTEVKQQRREVNKVKEEPCKIKTSRKKAKQLHACTRCLKSFKHKEYLKKHMRVHTGEKPFTCPQCGKSFAGASSLRYHLHIHSGEKPFNCDQCGKKFITSSQLKLHMISHSDEKLYVCTFCEKSFSWLSSYKHHQKIHNEVRDHVCCECGKSFITAGDLKRHQRIHTGEKPHKCSYCDKSFAQSGNLKVHEIIHSGEKPYYCIQCGKGFTAALSLSYHLLIHSGEKPFNCDQCGKKFITSSSLKKHLTLHSDEKPHVCSYCGKSFSQLKHCKQHQKTHNGVKDHVCCECGKSFTRADHLKQHQRIHTGEKPYKCSFCDKSFTVSGHLKSHKRVHTGEKPYHCT; translated from the exons atggagtttattaaagaggagattgAAGACATGAGTGATCCAGAACCATCCAGAAtaaaacatgaagatactgaggaacaaacag GCTGGACAGAAGTAAAACAGCAAAGACGTGAGGTGAATAAAGTGAAGGAGGAACCCTGTAAAATCAAAACTTCAAGAAAAAAAGCCAAACAGCTGCACGCCTGCACAAGGTGTCTAAAGAGTTTCAAACACAAAGAATACCTTAAGAAACACATGAgagtccacactggagagaaaccattcacatgccctcagtgtggaaagagttttgctgGAGCATCAAGTCTCCGTTATCATCTTCACATTCACTCTGGAGAAAAGCCTTTTAACTGTGACCAGTGTGGTAAAAAGTTTATTACATCATCACAACTAAAACTCCACATGATAAGTCATTCAGATGAGAAGCTTTATGTGTGTACTTTCTGTGAAAAGAGTTTTTCATGGCTGAGCAGTTACAAACATCATCAGAAAATACATAATGAAGTGAGAGATCATGTGTGTTGTGAGTGTGGGAAGAGCTTTATCACAGCTGGGGATTTGAAACGGCATCaaagaattcacactggagaaaaacctcaCAAGTGCTCATATTGTGACAAGAGTTTTGCGCAGTCTGGAAACCTGAAAGTACATGAAATAATACATTCTGGAGAGAAGCCATACTACTGTATTCAGTGTGGAAAGGGTTTTACTGCAGCATTAAGTCTCAGTTATCATCTGCTCATTCACTCTGGAGAAAAGCCTTTTAACTGTGATCAGTGTGGTAAAAAGTTTATTACATCATCAAGTCTTAAAAAACACCTGACATTGCATTCAGATGAGAAGCCTCATGTGTGTTCTtactgtggaaagagtttttcacaACTGAAGCACTGTAAACAGCATCAGAAAACACACAATGGAGTGAAAGATCATGTGTGTTGTGAGTGTGGGAAGAGCTTTACTAGAGCTGATCATCTGAAACAGCACCaaaggattcacactggagaaaaaccttacaagtgttcattTTGTGACAAGAGTTTCACTGTGTCTGGACACCTGAAATCACACAAGcgagttcatactggagagaaaccatatcaCTGTACttag
- the LOC132108346 gene encoding zinc finger protein 239-like, translated as MEFVKVEVDDISDTDPCRIKHEDTEEHTDWMEVKQQIHELNEAEDEHCTFQAQRTKAKKLHTCSQCGKGFTHKGNFNTHARMHTGEKPYTCHQCGKSFTRSSGLSKHLLCHSGVKPFICDQCGKHFISSSKLKTHQNVHSDERPYVCSYCGKSFSRLDSCKQHQKIHDEVRDHVCCECGKSFTTASQLRQHRRIHTGEKPYKCSYCDKSFSLSGNLKVHERVHTGEKPYHCMQCGEGFVSTKNLSYHLHVHSGERPFDCDQCGKKFKSASNLKCHMNVHSDEKPHLCSLCGKSFSRLNSCKLHQKMHDDVKEYVCYECGKSFTAIGQLRRHRRVHTGEKPYKCSYCDKSFTVSGNLKVHERVHTGEKPYHCTQCGKGFTQSKTVAIHMEKHCSVSE; from the exons ATGGAGTTTGTTAAAGTGGAGGTTGATGACATTAGTGATACAGATCCATGTAGAATtaaacatgaagatactgaggaacacaCAG actgGATGGAAGTGAAACAGCAAATACATGAACTAAATGAAGCAGAGGATGAACATTGCACCTTTCAAGCTCAAAGAACAAAAGCCAAAAAGCTGCACACCTGCTCTCAATGTGGAAAAGGTTTCACACACAAAGGAAATTTTAACACACATGCAAGAatgcacactggagagaaaccatacacatGCCATCAATGTGGAAAGAGCTTTACTCGTTCATCAGGTCTCAGTAAACATCTGCTCTGTCACTCTGGAGTCAAGCCTTTTATCTGTGATCAGTGTGGTAAACATTTCATTTCGTCATCAAAACTAAAAACACACCAGAATGTTCATTCGGATGAGAGGCCTTATGTGTGTTCTtactgtggaaagagtttttcacgACTGGACAGTTGTAAACAGCATCAAAAAATACACGATGAAGTGAGAGATCATGTGTGTTGTGAGTGTGGGAAGAGCTTTACTACAGCGAGTCAGCTAAGACAGCATAgaagaattcacactggagaaaaaccttacaaGTGCTCATACTGTGACAAGAGTTTCAGTCTTTCTGGAAACCTGAAAGTACACGagcgagttcacactggagagaaaccgtatcacTGTATGCAGTGTGGAGAGGGTTTCGTAAGTACCAAAAATCTCAGTTATCATCTGCACGTTCACTCTGGAGAAAGGCCATTTGACTGTGACCAGTGTGGTAAAAAGTTTAAATCAGCATCAAATCTAAAATGTCACATGAATGTTCATTCAGATGAAAAGCCTCACTTGTGTTctttgtgtggaaagagtttttcaaGACTGAACAGTTGTAAGCTGCACCAGAAAATGCATGATGATGTAAAAGAATATGTGTGCTAtgagtgtggaaagagctttACAGCTATTGGCCAGTTGAGACGGCACagaagagttcacactggagaaaaaccttacaaGTGCTCATACTGTGACAAGAGTTTTACTGTGTCTGGAAATTTGAAAGTACACGagcgagttcacactggagagaaaccatatcaCTGTACTCAGTGTGGAAAGGGTTTCACTCAATCAAAGACTGTAGCAATTCATATGGAAAAGCATTGTTCTGTGTCAGAGTGA
- the LOC132108349 gene encoding ragulator complex protein LAMTOR1-like — protein MGCCFSSDSETSEQNEEVKPLIPDPNLDRKPTNGSERNADSLPSNRTDEQALLTTILQRTALNIIDVSAVDSQGMEQHEYMDRARQYSTKLEVLSRTLSQKKPVPLPSLTSQPHQVLAADLVPHADVQQVSKIAAYAYSAISQIKVDAKEELVVQFAIP, from the exons ATGGGGTGCTGTTTCAGCAGCGATAGCGAAACATCGGAGCAG AACGAAGAGGTGAAGCCATTGATTCCCGACCCAAACTTAGACAGAAAACCCACCAATGGCTCGGAGCGAAACGCAGACAGCCTGCCGTCCAACCGTACAGATGAACAGGCCCTGCTCACGACCATCCTGCAGCGGACCGCTCT GAACATAATCGATGTGTCGGCTGTTGATTCTCAAGGCATGGAGCAACATGAATACATGGACAGAGCCAGACAGTACAG cACCAAACTGGAGGTGTTGAGCAGAACGCTGTCTCAAAAGAAGCCTGTTCCTCTCCCGTCACTGACCAGTCAACCTCACCAGGTGCTCGCCGCTGACCTGGTCCCCCACGCAGATGTACAGCAG GTTTCTAAGATCGCTGCGTACGCCTACAGCGCCATCTCACAAATCAAAGTAGATGCCAAGGAAGAGCTAGTGGTACAGTTTGCTATACCATGA
- the LOC132107692 gene encoding gastrula zinc finger protein XlCGF7.1-like yields the protein MCDGCLVADVLYILNTASSDVCLMSCCINSVTYLRFLQVWSCGSKYQTKMEFIKEEIEDMSYPEPSRIKHEDTEEQTDSTEVKRQRMKLKEEEVCCKINILSKKAKQLHTCPQCGKSFNAAIDLAYHLHIHTGEKPHKCSYCGKRFTQPGTLNRHKLIHTGEKPYQCTKCGKSFTQSSGLTNHLHVHSGEKPFNCDQCGKKFISSSTLKKHLVVHSDEKPHVCTFCGKGFKSLYSCKLHQKIHNEVRDHVCRDCGKSFTRAYILTQHRRIHTGEKPYKCSYCDKSCAVSGNLKVHERVHTREKNHHCTQCGKSFIRSSNLVTHIKNHCPVSK from the exons ATGTGTGACGGATGTCTTGTGGCTGATgtgctttatattttaaacacagcAAGCTCAGACGTGTGTTTAATGTCATGCTGTATAAATTCAGTAACTTATTTGAGATTTCTCCAGGTCTGGTCCTGTGGGTCTAAGTATCAgacaaagatggagtttattaaagaggagattgAAGACATGAGTTATCCAGAACCATCCAGAAtaaaacatgaagatactgaggaacaaaccg actCGACTGAAGTAAAACGGCAAAGAATGAAGCTGAAAGAAGAGGAGGTGTGTTGTAAAATCAACATTTTGTCAAAAAAAGCCAAACAGCTGCACacatgccctcagtgtggaaagagttttaatgCAGCGATAGATCTTGCTTATCATCTACACAtacacactggagaaaaacctcaCAAGTGTTCATATTGTGGCAAGAGATTCACTCAGCCTGGAACCTTGAACAGACACAAGctaattcacactggagagaaaccttaccaATGTACtaagtgtgggaagagtttcactcAGTCATCAGGTCTCACAAATCATCTTCACGTTCACTCTGGAGAAAAGCCTTTTAACTGTGATCAGTGTGGTAAAAAGTTCATTTCTTCATCAACTCTAAAAAAACACCTGGTAGTTCATTCAGATGAGAAGCCTCATGTGTGCACTTTCTGTGGAAAGGGTTTTAAAAGCCTGTACAGTTGTAAACTGCACCAGAAAATACATAATGAAGTGAGAGATCATGTGTGTCGTGATTGTGGGAAGAGCTTTACTAGAGCTTACATTCTGACACAGCACCgaagaattcacactggagaaaaaccttacaaGTGCTCATATTGTGACAAGAGTTGCGCTGTGTCTGGAAATTTGAAAGTACACGAGCGAGTTCACACTCGAGAGAAAAATCATCACTgtactcagtgtggaaagagtttcattcGGTCATCAAATCTAGTGACTCATATTAAAAATCATTGTCCTGTGTCGAAGTGA
- the LOC132108347 gene encoding gastrula zinc finger protein XlCGF8.2DB-like, translating to MKTTDLMEVKEENQEPDRVECCEKPRSLLNGEETFNEESVSQSRTQRTKARKSLKCRQCEKSFTRQENLEYHLKTHTGDKPYTCHVCGKSFILNKHLKCHIRIHTGEKPFECDQCGRGFASRESMKNHAKIHSGEKLCFTCSHCEKSYAFKYRLKRHLKTHTGEKPYTCPQCGKSFTEKQHLAKHIRMHIGRKSCSCIECGKVCPNEYRLKIHLRRHTGEKPNTCPDCGKSFAEKAHLSKHIKFYHHSLKIRSFSCSQCGKSFKDRQNLKRHLRVHTGERPYTCPHCENSFTQKVHLDRHIMLHTGEKPYRCSQCEKSFVEASGLIRHMHIHIGEKT from the exons ATGAAAACAACTG ATCTGATGGAGGTGAAAGAGGAAAACCAAGAACCGGATAGAGTTGAGTGTTGTGAGAAACCTCGAAGTCTTTTAAATGGAGAAGAAACCTTTAATGAAGAGAGTGTCTCACAAAGCAGAACTCAAAGAACAAAAGCCAGAAAGTCTTTAAAATGTCGTCAGTGTGAAAAGAGTTTTACACGTCAAGAGAACCTGGAGTATCACTTAAAAACTCACACTGGAGATAAACCGTACACCTGCCATGTTTGCGGAAAGAGTTTCATACTAAACAAACACCTTAAATGCCACATAAGAATTCACACCGGAGAAAAGCCTTTCGAATGTGATCAGTGTGGACGCGGTTTTGCGAGTAGAGAGAGCATGAAGAACCATGCAAAAATTCACTCTGGAGAAAAGCTGTGTTTCACCTGCTCTCATTGTGAGAAGAGCTATGCATTTAAATACAGACTGAAAAGACACTTAAAAACTCATACAGGAGAGAAACCATACActtgccctcagtgtggaaagagttttacagaaAAACAACATCTTGCCAAACACATAAGAATGCATATCGGACGAAAGTCTTGCAGCTGCATTGAGTGCGGAAAGGTTTGTCCAAACGAATACAGACTTAAGATACACCTAAGAcgtcacaccggagagaaaccaaACACCTGTCCTGACTGTGGCAAGAGTTTTGCAGAAAAGGCACACCTTAGCAAGCACATCAAGTTTTACCATCACTCTTTAAAGATCAgatctttcagctgctctcagtgtggaaagagtttcaaagATAGACAGAATCTTAAGAGACACTTaagagttcatactggagagagaCCATACACGTGTCCTCATTGTGAAAATAGTTTCACGCAAAAAGTACATCTTGACAGGCACATAATGCTTCACACTGGTGAGAAACCATACAGGTGTTCGCAGTGTGAAAAGAGTTTTGTGGAGGCATCGGGTCTCATACGTCATATGCACATTCATATTGGAGAAAAAACGTAA